The Oncorhynchus masou masou isolate Uvic2021 chromosome 13, UVic_Omas_1.1, whole genome shotgun sequence genomic interval agccggctttgctcgctcgttttctggagggtctccacgtcgaggttaaggatgagatcctctcccgggaggttccttccagtctggactccttaatagctctcgctattcgcatagagcgacggtttgatcttcgtcgccgagctcgtggaaaggagctcacgttctccgttgctcccctctccacatcactgccacctgccgcatcactgccaccctcctccgccggctcggatgctgagcctatgcagctgggggtattcgcatctcggccaaggagagggaacggagaatcaccaatcgcctctgtctctactgcggctccgctggtcattttgtcacctcatgtccagtaaaaggccagagctcatcagtaagaggagggctactggtgagcgcaactactcaggcctctccttctggatcacgcactacctttccggtccatctccgctggcccggttcatctgcttcctgcagtgccttgatagactctggggcggagggctgttttatggacgagacctgggctcgggaacatgacattcctctcagacagttaggggagcccagggccttgttcgctttagatggtagttctctccccaagattcagcgtgagacgctgcctttaaccctcactgtctctggtaatcatagcgaaaccatttcttttttaatttttcgttcaccttttacacctgttgttttgggtcatccctggctagtgcgccataacccttctattaattggtctagtaatactatcctatcctggaatgtttcttgtcatgtgacctgtttaatgtctgctatccctcctgtttcctctgtttcttcttcacaggaggagcctggcgatttgacaggggtgccggaggagtatcacgatctgcgcacggtgttcagtcgttccaaggccacttctctccatccacaccggtcgtatgactgtagtattgatctccttccgggaactactcccccggggtagattatactctctgtcggctcccgaacgtaaggctctcgaggattatttgtcggtttcgctcgcgccggtaccatagtctcctcctcctcccccgccggagcggggtttttttgttcagaagaaggacgggtccctgcgcccatgcgtggattatcgagggctgaatgacataactgttaagaatcgttatccgcttcctcttatgtcttcagccttcgagatcctgcagggagccaggtttttcaccaaattggaccttcgtaacgcctaccatctcgtgcgcatcagggaggggacgagtggaagacggcgtttaacactccgttagggcactttgaataccgggttcttcctttcggcctcgttaacgctccagctgtctttcaggcactagttaacgacgtcctgagagacatgctgaacatttttgttttcgtttacatggacgatatcctgattttttcaccgtctctctcgattcatgttcagcacgtgcgacgcgtcctccagcgccttttggagaactgtctttatgtgaaggctgagaagtgcacttttcatgccgcctctgtcccttttctcggttccgttatttccgctgagggcattaagatggatcccgctaaggtccaggctgtcattgattggcccgttcctaagtcacgcgtcgagctgcagcgctttctgggcttcgctaatttctaccgtcgtttcatccgtaatttcggtcaggtggcagctcctctcacagcccttacttctgttaagacgtgctttaagtggtccgtttccgcccagggagcttttgatcttcttaagaatcgttttacatccgcacctattcttgttacacctgacatctctagacagtttgttgttgaggttgacgcgtcagaggtgggcgtgggagccattctttctcagcgctctctctctgacggcaaggtccatccttgcgcgtttttctctcatcgcttatcgccgtcagaacgtaactatgatgttggtaatcgcgaactgctcgccatccgcttagccctaggcgaatggcgacagtggttggagggggaccgttccttttgtcgtttggactgaccataggaaccttgagtacatccgttcagccaaacgacttaatgcgcgtcaggctcgttgggctctgtttttcgctcgtttcgagtttgttatttcttatcgtccgggctcaaaaaacaccaaacctgatgctttatctcgtctcttcagttcttctgaggtctccaccgaccccgatgggattctccctgaggggcgtgttgtcgggttgactgtctggggaattgagaggcaggtaaagcaagcactcgctcacactccgtcgccgcgagcttgtcctaggaaccttctgttcgttcccgttcctactcgtccggccgttcttcagtgggcccactctgccaagttagccggccaccccggccttcggggtacgctcgcttccattcgccagcgtttctggtggcccactcgggaacgtgacgcgcgtcgatttgtcgccgcttgttcggtctgcgcgcagactaaatctgggaactctcctcctgccggccgtctcagaccgcttcccattccctctcgaccgtggtctcacatcgctttagattttatcaccggactgccttcatcagcggggaagacagttattcttacggttgtcgatagattctctaaggcggctcatttcattcctctcgataagctcccttctgctaaggagacggctcagatcattatcgagaatgttttccgaattcatggccttccgtctgacgtcgtttccgacagaggcccgcagttcacgtctcaattttggagggagttttgccgtttgattggggcttccgtcagtctctcgtccggctttcatccccagtctaacggtcaagccgaacgggccaatcagactgttggtcgcattttacgcagtctttcttttcgtaaccctgcgtcttggtcagaacagctcccctgggcagagtacgcccacaactcgcttccctcgtctgctaccggtctatccccttttcagtgtagcctcgggtaccagcctccgctgttctcatctcagctcgccgagtcctgcgtcccctccgctcaggcttttgtccagcgttgcgagcgcacctggaagggggtcaggtcggcactttgccgtaatagggcgcagactgtgagggccgctaataagcgtaggaccaagagtcctagatattgttgcggtcagagagtatggctctccactcagaaccttccccttaagacagcttctcgcaagttggccccgcggttcattggtccgttccgtatttcccaggtcattaatcctgtcgcagtgcgacttcttctcccgcgctatcttcgtcgcgttcacccggtcttccatgtctcctgtgttaagcccgttcttcgcgcccccgctcgtccctcccccccatccttgtcgagggcgcacccatctacagggttcgtaagattttggacatgcgccctcggggccgtggtcatcagtacctagttgattgggaggggtatggtcctgaggagaggagttgggttccctctcgggacgtgctggaccgttcgctgatcgatgatttcctccgttgccgccaggtttcctcctcgagtgcgccaggaggcgctcggtgagtgggggggggtactgtcatgtcttgttatgtctgttcctgtcctttctcttcattctctctctctgctggtctttttaggttaccttctctgtctctcattcctcagctgttctacatctgccctaactagctcattctctctttccccacctgttctctcttccccctctgattaggtctctatttctttctctgttcctgctactttcagtgtctgattcttgtttgtgttttttgatgccagaagcaagctgtcgtctcgtttgctttcaccttgtcctgtcctgtcggagtctgcatggcaggtgcaacctgcattatactacgttcttttgttccattgactacgttggaagaggatttatgccattcctgtttttattaaagaactctgttttctgttaaaaccgcgtttgggtcttcactcaagttcataacaacacAGGTGCAAGTCCTTACGCAACATTGACAGGAGAGTttcaaacaaaaaacaacaaataaatTGACAAAATTTGtcaatggaatgaaataaaccaaaacttggTTCTCACAAGTTTATCGTAGGTTGTGAGTTCTGCAAAACACATGTCCACTCTGACATTGAGAACAGTAAATGATTgcaataataatatattcaaagCATTAACAGAAATTACCGTAACCATATAAACATTGCGGATTAATAATTATGATAATTAACAGTAAATGTAGGCAACTACTGGTGATATTTGTAATAGGGATATCATAGACATAGCAAACAATGCacacattctggagagagacctgcctTGTGCGTCTGAGCCACAATCCCGATATTCTTGGACCGTGGCATCCCTGCGGCCTCCTCATTGAGACAGGCGCGAATCAGTGTCTCATGTaccatgaaaaaatatatatacagtggggagaacaagtatttgatacactgccgattgtGTCCCTAGGACATCCCTTGTTTGCTGGGTTGATGCATAAATAAAGTAAATATTTTCCAATTAGTTGCTTGTCATAAACTCAATATAGATCTCTATGGAGTGGTTACATGTTGACACTGAAACTACAATCCCATGTGATCATACACTACAATATATTTAGAGGCTACCAGGACAAGTTATTGAAGCAGTATCCCTCTCTCAAGCGAGAAGACATTTTACGGACACAAGTTTCTGAGCCTACACAGAATCAAATGATTCACACTTGAATTCATTCACATCCATATACACTGAAGCCTTGTAAGGACTAAGAATTTTTTGCATTGACCAGAGGAAGAAAATTAGCAAAATCTATGGAGAACTCAACCCAAGTCAAGTTATTTTATCTCTTTGGCTTACAAGAGACATTAAGCAACAAATCGGTTTATTTTATATTGCCTCTTATCACATACCTTCTCATCATCACTGTGAATCTGCCTCTGATCATAACAATCATTCAGGAGAAAGGTCTCCATGAGCCCATGTATATCTTTCTGTGTAGTTTGTGTGTCAATGGATTGTATGGAACTGCTGGTTTCTACCCCAAGTTGTTACTGGACCTTCAGTCAGATGTTCAGGTGATATCTTATGGTGGATGTTTCACTCAAGCCTATGTAATATACACATCTGTCATGTGTGAAATGTCTACTCTAACAGTGATGTCTTACGACAGGTATGTGGCAATATGCAGACCACTACTATATCATACCATTGTGACATCTTTAACTATTAGAAAGTTACTCTTATTGTCTTGGTGTTATCCTTTATTTATAGCACTCATAGCAGTTAGTTTAGCCGTCAGACTTCCTTTGTGTGGATCTCGCATTGATAAGATCTTCTGTGACATTCCATCTATACTGAAACATGCATGTTTACCCATTACCATCAATCAGAATTTGAACAAATTTGTAATAGTGGTACATGTTCTACAGATACTTTTCATTGTATTTTCTTACTGTCAGATTGTAAGGACTTGTGTAAAGTCAGCTAAGGGAAGGATTAAGTTCACACAGACTTGTGTGCCACATTTAATAACAATATTTATTTTCATCACGGTGACCCTGTTTGACAATTTGCAAGGGTGGAATAATGTAAATAGTACGCTCAATATGCGTAATGCAATGGCCGTACAATTCCTTATTATACCACCTGTCTTAAACCCTGTAATATATGGACTTAACCTCCAGCAGATTCGAAGAGCAGTTTTTAGAAAGTGTAATGCACATAAAATCATTAATATGAAACGTTAGTTACATGATCCTACACAACAGGGAAACTGCTTTATATCAGAAGCAAGGATAACATGCACCTTGGTCAACCAAGAAGTAGTCTTTTTTTTTCAACCAATCGATTTGTCTAAATTTTAAAACagatttttccatatatagacacatccAATGTGCCtatttatcttaccatttctaccaaCCTGCGTGACAGTTAGGATTTTCATAGGCACATATTCGTGGAACAATTTCATTTAATTATTAATAGTctttgtatctcaaaatcattgtctgtGGTTAATCGACCTTCTACAATCATCGATATGAAACATTAATTACAGGATCTTACACAACAGGGAGACTTTCTCATATCAAATGTCAACAAGAATAACGGTAAAATCTGCCAAAACTGTTGTAATGCTAAATGGTGCCTTGTTTTTTGAAATTGCAAGCAGCGCAACTCTGGTTTTAGAAGAGTAGGGGGGTCTGGGGGTCCTCCATACATTTTCTGGGGCATCTAATGCaaatttcctgcatttctacaaGTGCTgtacacaaaaacaacaacaaaaaccttGGTCTTTCGACAAATCAACTTGTCAAAATTTTAAAACAGATTTTTCTATATATAGACACATCCAATGTGCCtatttatcttaccatttctaccaaCCTGCGAGACAGTTAGGATTTTCATATATTTCACATAttcgtggaacagtttcatttaatttataatagTCTTTCTCAAAAGCATTGTCTGTGGTTAATCTACATTCTACAATAGTAATCTAAATGACAATTATACCCATCTAAAAGTAACTTTTATTGCCACTGTCAACTATgtaaatagcctacataaagcaaCACATAAAAACAATGCATCCTGCATGCAAAAAATATCCCGATACAATTAAATATCCTATGAATCACATTGGCTAtccatggcctgtctgcaacaaACTGGAAACAatgtatcaactatcaactgggtcagttattttatgacgtttccactggatcagagcttAACAATTTTCACTTTCATGCCGATTGGTTatcaaaagagagagagctggaaataTTGTTCAAATACtattggatggcaggaagcttggccccagtgatgtacagggccgTATGTACTACAGCTCCACGGCTCCTGCTGAGTTGGCCGCCAtacctggactgggcaccggcacagAGGAAGACAccggccttggagcgggacttgacgccgtgcctggactagGCACCGGcagagaggaaggctccggccttggagtgGGATTTGACgacgtgcctggactgggcaccggcagagaggaaggctccggccttggagcgggacttgacgccgtgcctggactagGCACCGGcagagaggaaggctccggccttggagtgGGATTTGACgacgtgcctggactgggcaccggcagagaggaaggctccggccttggagcgggaTTTGACgacgtgcctggactgggcaccggcacagaggaaggctcctgccacgGAGTTGAGTTGGCCGCCGTGCCTGGaatgggcaccggcgcagaggaagccTCTGTTCTTGGAGCGGGACttgacaccgtgcctggactgggcatcggcacagaggaaggctctgaacttggagctggactggacgccgtgcctaggcaccggcgcagaggaaggctccggccatggagctggactggacactgtgcctggactgggcactggCGCAGAGGGAGGCTCTTGCCCTGGAGTGGGACTGGACATCGTGCCTGGACTTGGCACGGGCgtagaggaaggctccggccatggagttggactggacaccgtgcctggactgggctcCTGCGCAGAGGGAGGCTCTTGCCCTCGACTGGGACTgcacaccgtgcctggactgggcaccggtgcAAAGGAGGGCTCCAGcctgtggaccgtcgcaggaggttccggactgtggaccgtcgccggaggttccggactgtggaccgttgccggaggctctggactggggaccgtcgccagaCTGGGGAGGTGCACTGGATGGTGGGAGAGagcgcattctggagagagatatGCCTTGTGCGTCTGAGCCACAATCCCCATGTTCAAAGTATTTGCATTTCCATGAGCATAGTTATCAGCTGTATGTACGATTGTGAAGTCCTTTTCACGTTTTTATTTTTGTAACAAGCCAACATATCAGATTAGTCCACAAGGGACTTTTCATTTCCTTGTGTAGTAATCAATTTGTAAACTATCctgtttgtgtatatatataattccGTGTGATTATTTAGCTAATAAATAATCAAACCAATTTGTATGTCGCTGATTCATCATTTCTTATAATTTTttcttgatttaactaggcaagtcggttatgaCCAAATTCTAATTTAtattgacagcctaggaacagtgggttaactgccttgttcaggggcagaacgacagatgtttagcTTGTCGGCTCaaggattcgatctagcaaccgtTCGGTTACTgactcaacgctctaaccactaggctacctgccagggTTCGTGTAGATTTGAAGTCAACAACGTTCGGAATGAGACTGAAGGTAAATAAGAATGGATTGACTGTAACTGATGTAAGAGATCTTTATATCTTTAAGAGTTCATTCAGAAAACGGTAACTCATTAAATAAacttttcccgtggtgccccagATTACTACTTAATTGATATATGGTTAATTTAATACCGTAATAATTTAACGTAATTGATTGATTTTATAAAATAACAGTCAAACACAATGACAGCAAAGACAACACAGGTGCACGTCCTTACGCAACATTGACAGGAGAGTttcaaacaaaaaacaacaaataaatTGACAAAATTTGtcaatggaatgaaataaaccaaaacttggTTCTCACAAGTTTATCGTAGGTTGTGAGTTCTGCAAAACACATGTCCACTCTGACATTGAGAACAGTAAATGATTgcaataataatatattcaaagCATTAACAGAAATTACCGTAACCATATAAACATTGCGGATTAATAATTATGATAATTAACAGTAAATGTAGGCAACTACTGGTGATATTTGTAATAGGGATATCATAGACATAGCAAACAATGCacacattctggagagagacctgcctTATGCGTCTGAGC includes:
- the LOC135553389 gene encoding olfactory receptor 6N1-like, which codes for MENSTQVKLFYLFGLQETLSNKSVYFILPLITYLLIITVNLPLIITIIQEKGLHEPMYIFLCSLCVNGLYGTAGFYPKLLLDLQSDVQVISYGGCFTQAYVIYTSVMCEMSTLTVMSYDRYVAICRPLLYHTIVTSLTIRKLLLLSWCYPLFIALIAVSLAVRLPLCGSRIDKIFCDIPSILKHACLPITINQNLNKFVIVVHVLQILFIVFSYCQIVRTCVKSAKGRIKFTQTCVPHLITIFIFITVTLFDNLQGWNNVNSTLNMRNAMAVQFLIIPPVLNPVIYGLNLQQIRRAVFRKCNAHKIINMKR